The following nucleotide sequence is from Scheffersomyces stipitis CBS 6054 chromosome 4, complete sequence.
TTATAGTTGATATTTACTCCATATTTGTATCAGATTTATTTCATATTCATACTAATATTgatatttgtatattttGATATTCGTTTCCGTCTACCTCGATACCATTGTTCATTACtttcatattcatattcaCATACAAATATTGATATTCAAAATGCTCCGTCGTCCCGCTACCACCATCAAACTCACACCCGAGGATATTCTCGAGTATGACGATTCGCTTGcccaacaacagcaaccaCAGGTACAACAAAACACTTCGTTCTCTCACGAGCAACTTCTCCAGGAacaaatcaacaactccacCAACGAAATCGTGCCACCATACAAGCCTACAGAGCAACAACCAACAAGAGATGATCGCATAGGAGTGAACCAGAATAATAATTAGGATGAAAATTGCATTTATTTCGGGcttttggtgaagaatatgaaataAGGATGATATCATTTACGAGGTTCATAGAAGTGACCGAATGCCTAAGAATCTCACGATGAGGTAGTAACCATAACAGTGTGGATAAACATAACAAACCAGAGAAAGCAACAAAGCAAAAGCAAACATATGTTAATAATTAAGTTATCAGCAATAGAAAACAGTAAACGAAACAAGAGGATTAAAGACCTTTACATTAGAAGGTTCTAAGGATCTGGTAGAATATGGAGCGTACGGCCCCGGTCTTGAATGGGTGGAATCTGTGAGCTTCTCGCCTTGATCGTATGTTGACCATGGATATTTTTAAAGTGTCTGAAGTAAGACAAGAGcttgtttttctttccttcCCAACATCCAAATTCCACCATATCGAAACACAAGGGGCACATCAAGGCTTCTACTTGTCGTTCTCTGCCAGATGGAGTGTGCTCCTGGTTATTCCTACTgctattcttcttcaacttgtaaGATCCAAAATAGAGCCCATCAGGCGTGAGATAACCGTTGGAGAACACTCCGTGTTCCAATGTCAAATGAGACAAGTAACTCGAGTTCTTGAACGGAAGGAATCTCACTTCTTCGCAATAGGGACACAAACCACTCTTGCTCGCCATAACCAACCTACTATCGGgaccaacttcaaaccTTAGGTACTGTGGCTCGTAGGGCATATCTAACGAATATTTGCTACTAGTTTTGTAGACAATATTGCTAATGGAATTGTGTAACTCATCGATTTCCCTGTCGTACTTAGTTCTCTGATGGATACATGATGAGGCTGACAATTCTTTTGTCTCTGTGTATAGCTTAATAAGTGTTGCGTCGGTTATCTGACTTTCATGAGCACCAGGGGCAACATACACGTTCGCCAATGCTAAGTGACCTTCGATTTTGTTGGTGATTTTTCCAGTGTAGTTTCCGTAGTCAATATTACAGTTGAGACATGAAACACTCTCGGGCGAAATGGAAATGCTGATCTTAGCCAAGGGCAGAACCCTGAATCTGGAATTTCCGACTTCCATAGTTTCTCTGTCTACCTCAGATTCTCTGACTTGGTCACTATGTCTGACTACTTCGAAGTAGCTGGCAACTTCGCCTTGGCTAGCTACCTCAGTAAAACTGGGACCTTTGCTATCCAAAGAATTCATCGAATTTAGTGTACTTCTGgagcttcttgaacttctggaactcCTTAGAGGGTTGCTTTCGTCAAATACCATTGCAGGGGAAGTAGAAAGGCTGAAGGAGCTGCTCAGCGAGTTATTCGTACGGGGTTGTAAGTTTGCATCAGTATGATCTTTTGTTTCGAGCTGGAAATGAACCGTAGGAGCAACTGCTCTTGAAGATCCTTGACTGCTAGTGGGGACATTGAAGATTGGTATGTTTTTTGCTACTGTTGTGGCTTGTGGGTATATGAGGAGAGAATATTGAGCAAAGTCGTCTGGATCTGGAATCagttcttctatttttggAATATGAAATTCGGGCTGATCACTCTCAGAAAACGGGTAGTTTGCAGCATGATTTTGCCTTGCAGTTTCATCCAAGTTCCCAAGAATAAGACtactacttgaagatgGGATAGGGTCTTGCAATGCCACATCATACGAGTAGAAGTCCTGCAAAGAGGTACTTGATTCGTAAGTAGGTTGTTGCCATTGGGAAATCTCTCTTCCTGTCTCATCCGTGACGGTAATCCTTGGAGTATCTTGAGTTTGGTGACTGACTAAGTGAGGAAATCCATTTTCGCTTTGATTTTGATCCTGGAAGTTAGTTCCATAAGTACCATTAGTATCGAAATTATTATTGGTATTGTTATTGCTAACTTTGTAGTTCACAAGTTGTTCGATTTCTGTAGAGCTCATCATTGACAATGCTTCTGTCTGGGGTGTCGAGTCAGCTAATTGCGAGTTGGAGTCTTCTATCTGAAACTTGGAGTCGTTTATCAGAATTGCGTTTGCGATCTGAATGAACGAGTTGTAGTCGTTGTCAAGGTATAATAGATAATTAGCTAATTCCACATCTTCAGAGTTTGGAAGTACATCAGTCGAGAATATCTGTGTGAATTCTGGATCATGGCTGTAAGCTTCTACATGCGTTTGGTCGTAAAATGCAGAAATCTGGTCTCGATCACTGGAAGCAGTTTGATTGAAGTTCATGTTCATCGTATATTTAGCGAGCGTCTTGCTGATATTTGATCTGAAGTTTTTGATAATATTGGTTGAACTTTCTGAAAAGCAAGAAATGTGATATTTCAACGGTTTTCTGGTCTATTTAAAGGATCCATGATAATCTGGAATGCCAGAATCACTTCTGGCATACCTGAAAGGGAAAGTATATAGATTCGAAGTAAAGCTTCCTTTTCCAGCACAGCATATTATATTGAATAGTAAAACCTCAAGCTGAAAATATCATCATTTTTAAGGAAAGCATAGCATTGAGTTGCCatgaattgaattttaCGCTTGTAACTCTGCTTAAATTCAGTCACAGTTTTCGCTGTTACCAATAGAGTTACTACTATCTCTCGGTTTTTAGGTATGCTCTAACAACTATTGGGTAACTTTACGAAGTGgctctttttctttcctAAGAAATAAAACTTGCCTTCTACTTAGACTTACTTCGTTTTAGAAGTATCCAGTTATATTTTTCAGGATTTCCATAAAGCAAATCTCTTTCTGACCAGCTTTCCTCTTGGGTCAtaaatgattgcaaaatagaccaatggctgcaacacTTTTGCAAACGCGCCTGCACGCAATCGATTtttaatttcttcttcacgTGATCTCTTCCATTaccaatttttttcactatgTGAAGGTCCTCTTTGCATAGAAAACTGGAGTAGTAATAAATTTtaggaatttttcagcagttccaaaattgaaaacacTCAATAATTTCGTCTTTGAAGTCTCTCTAGTACCATTATGGGGGCAGGATCAGGTTTATTAGTAGTTTGTGGAGTGGTCCATGCTATTTCGGGTGGACGAATCTCGCTCTTAGTAGCAGCCATCGCACTCTACATCTTGTATAATTTAGAGAAGAGTTCTAGATCCATCAGTTCCAAGAATGAGCCACCAAATCCAACCAAAAAGtcgattttgaagatggtCACCAAGCCAAAATCGGCAGCAGATCAGAATAAGGAATTACTGAAAAAGAGTGAATCTCCAATCTATGCAGTTGATTTCACATCTACTTCCTTTACTCCTAGTGGAACCTCTGTGATTCCTAAAAGAGAAGTCAGAACCACCAGAGCAAAAAGAACTCCCAAGGTGTTTAAAAAAGCCATGCCAGTCAAGAGCATTGTCGAGCCAACTATGACAAAGTCAGAAGTGAAGCTTTTGGAGTCGCAAATCTATATTTTCTATACTTCGTTAACTGGCTCTTCTCAGAGAGTAGCGACTgctttgaaagaaaagcTTGAAGGCTTGGAAGACTTGCAGAACGAACCCAAGTTGATGAgtcttgatgatgatgtcgacgatcttgaagaatacttcttgaaaactCCAGATAACGGGGCTACCAAGAACATCTACTTGTTGGTTTTGCCATCTTATGAGACCGATTCTCCTATTGACTATTTCCTTGAGCATTTGAAGGATACTTACCAGGATTTCAGAGTCGACAAATACCCTATGAGGACGTTATTGGGTTTTGCTATTTTGGGTTTGGGAGACTCAGAATCGTGGAGTGGAGACAAATTCTGCTATCAAGCCAAATTGGCTGATAGATGGATGGGTAAATTGGGAGGAAGAAGGTTGTTCCCCGTAGGTGAAGTTTGTATGAAATACGAAGGAGAACCCAAAGCCCACGAATGGATCCAGAATTTTGCTTCACTCATGGTGGATGACGAGCCATTCTATATAGATGAAGGAGAAGACGACATTGATGACAGTGACAAGGAAGACAGCGAGGGAAATAGTGATGATGCAGACACCCTTGTAGACGTCGAAGATATGGGAAATATAATAAGGAAATCTGGAACGAAGGGATTGTCTGAAACtgaaaccaaagaaatgGTAGCTAAAGATTCACCCACTTACAAGTCCTTAACTAAGCAGGGGTACACCATTGTAGGATCCCATTCTGGAGTCAAAATCTGCAGATGGACCAAGAGTGCCTTAAGAGGGAGAGGCTCTTGCTATAAGTTTGCATTCTACGGCATCAAGTCACATTTGTGTATGGAAACAACTCCTTCCCTTGCTTGTTCCAACAAGTGTGTCTTCTGCTGGAGACACGGTACTAACCCAGTAGCCAAACTGAACTGGAGATGGGTATTGGATCCACCAGAAAAGGTCATGGAAGGTGCCTTACAGGGCCACTACCAGAAGATCAAACAGATGAGAGGTGTGCCTGGGATTCAAATGGACAGATTCCAGGAAGCATTCCAGGTCAAACACTGTGCACTTTCTCTTGTGGGAGAACCTATATTCTACCCTCATATCAACGAATTCGTAGGTATGTTACATGAAAAGCACATTTcctcttttcttgtttgtaACGCTCAGCATCCAGACAACCTTGCTAAGTTGTCTAAGGTGACGCAGTTGTACGTTAGTATAGACGCGCCAACTAAGACCGACTTGAGAAAGGTAGATCGCCCTTTGAACAGTGACTTCTGGGAACGGTTGATGTCGTGCTTGGATATCTTAAGAACTGTCCAGAGTCACCAGCGTACTGTTTTCAGATTGACGTTAGTCAAGGGTTTCAACATGAACGACATTGAGAGTTACGCCGATATGGTTGAAAGAGCCCGTCCATCACAGATCGAAATTAAGGGTGCAACTTTCTGTGGTTCTTCCACCGGAAACGGAAATCCATTGACTATGCAAAACATTCCATTCTATGACGAGTGTAAGGAGTTTGTTATCAACTTGAGCAACGAATTGCAATCCAGAGGCCTCAACTATGATATCGCTGCTGAGCATGCCCATTCCTGTTGTATCTTGATGGCAGAcaccaagttcaagatcaacgGAAAATGGCATACCCACATCGACTATCCTAAGTTCTttgagcttcttgaaaGTGGAAAGGATTTTGTCGACTTGGACTATGTTAGGGAGACGCCAGATTGGGCTGTGTGGGGATCCGACGAAGCTGGTTTCAATCCTGAAGACACTAAGTACGACAGAAAGAccgaaaagttgaagaagaaattggagaGAGAGGAACAGGCTAGAAAGGTCATTGAACAGACAGAATAACTAATTGTACAGGGCATTATAGATATGGAAAATATAAATTACTACAATAAAGCACGTAGAAAGATTGAACTTTTTGATGGTAAAATTATTCCAAGGGTACATTGTAATCAACTTTATTAACCTATCCAAGAGCATGTCTCATACATTGTCTCTTATACTGTCTCATTTGGAATCCTATGCCATATAAGGAGAAGAAttagctgcgaaatctTGTGTATTGCTGCTCCCTGCATACTACCGCAGTCTACGATAGTAAATGAATGAATTGATCTGCCTCTATTTAATTTCAGCGAACACTTGTTTTCCTTGACAAGCCCTTCTCCACGACTTTACATTCTTGCTGTTCATCTCTAACGCGTCACCATGGCCAAGAAGATCGCCTTTGTGCATCCGgatcttggaattggagGAGCCGAGCGATTGGTAGTGGATGCTGCTGTAGGACTCCAGAACATCGAAGACAATGAAGTGATAGTATTCACATCTCATTGCGACAGGAGCCACTGCTTTGAGGAGGTCAGCAACGGCACTTTGGCTGTCAAAGTGTTTGGTGACTTTCTTCCAACccatttgttcaagaagttccaTATTTTGTGTGCCATACTCAGACAGTTGTACCTCACTTGTCGATTGATAGCCACTGGAGAAATCAGCCAGTACGACTATTTCATTGTGGACCAATTGTCGTTCTGTATTCCTATCTTGAAACTTTTCAGTCCGGACTCAACAAAAGTGTTGTTTTACTGCCATTTTCCAGACCAATTGTTGGCGAAAAAGGGTGGATTTCTTAAGAAGTTGTACAGATTACCGTTTGATGCCATAGAAGAATGGACCACAGGCTACAGCGATAGAATTGTAGTAAATTCCAACTTTACCAAGGGAATATTCCACCAAACATTCACCCATTTGAACGCAATGGATCCAGGGGTAATATACCCATGTGTAGATACCAATGTGAAGCCAGACGATGTAGCTGATGTGGAAGTGAcaagcttcttcaaaggcAATAGATATTTCTTGTCAATCAACCGTTTTGAacggaagaagaatatcgAATTGGCCATAAAGGCATTTGCCaagtcgaagaagttgatccaCGGCAAAAGCAAACCTCGCTTGGTAATTGCTGGAGGGTATGATGTGAGAGTTCTTGAGAATGTAGAGTACCTCAATGAGCTCAGCAAGCTTTGTgattctttgaaattgacCAGTTTCACTATCAGAGGCAAATTGATTGTCATGCCTCCTGCCACTGACATTTTATTCTTGCCGTCGATCAGATCGTCGTTGAAGACagccttgatcaagaatgCCGAGTTGTTGCTCTACACTCCAGCTTTCGAACATTTCGGTATAGTACCTGTAGAGAGTATGTTGCTAAAAACACCCGTGTTGGCTGTAAACAACGGAGGTCCTTTAGAGTCTGTAGTCAATTTTGACTTTACCAACACTGAGGAAGCTACAGGTTTCACAGAAGAGCCAAATCATGAAAAATGGGCCAAAATCATGATTAAGTATTACAACGATTTGTCACCTGAAACTAAGGCTGTCATTGGTGAAAATGGCTACGAGAGAGTATTAGCCAAATTTTCAAGAGACCAGACCAGTCAGGCATTCATGGACAATTTGAGGGCCTGTGACTCTGCTCCTAGACTGGGACTCTTATACATAGTTGTCAGATTTTGGCAGATTGTGCTTCTAGTGATAATTGCAGCACTTGCCGTGTTATACTATTCATAAGCTAGCTACTACATTTGGTTATCATTAtaaatattattattagTAGTAGAATGTATGAATCTATTTACaatcattatcattataTCCAAAGACCTTACGTTAGATCTTACTTGAAGACGTCCTTGATAGCCTTCCAGATATGCAATTTACCATCCTGGGTTtctgttattgttgaatcTGTTCCACTGTTACTTCCGGTTCCTTGGCTCgtttcttcaccaaacaagttgagaaagCCACCGgtatttctttcaaaggATTGTACGTTTTTCTTTGTGCGATTTTGGTCATACCAAGCAGCAACCAAAGTTGGGAACTTGTCCACAACCCTGTCGTAGGAGGCTCTGATTTCGTTAACAGgaaccaacttgaacttgtgcAAATTCGAAGAGGGGCACTGTAAATTGTATGTCCGTATAGTGCTGTTAAGTaatttcattctttcttcgaGGTATTCCATATCAGAAGATCGAAGGCTAGAAGTATCAAATCGATGTGGTTTGATGCGAACTTCAAAGGCACTCACTATACTACTGACATTGGCTGTTGTTGCATGAACTGTGGCCGAAATGGGCGAATCGTTCATGATCCAGTTGAACCAAATCTGATCCAACTCTGCCCTGAGTCGAATGCAATTACTATTTATAGACTGCTGTGAATCTATCCATGGAGGCAAAACGTCGTTAATATTTAGAACCTGGTTCATGAAGTAGTTGGAGTCtgtacaattcttcaaatgttCACTGTTCAACGGTTTGCCTCTTACGTGCTTCATTTCTGGGCTATCGAATAGCCCTGTTTGTTGGTTGATCGAAGCATTGATACGGTTACTGGCCATACTTCCTACAAGATCAATACTAGGCGACGCagagttgatcaacatAGAAGGACCTAAAAGCCGTTCCTTGTACAAGTCTCTGaaattgtcttcttcttcgtcaggTTCATTCCCTTGTTTCTctttattcaacaaatactctaaacttgaacttttgGCTCCTTCCACCTTCTGTTTCAAAGTAGGAGGCGGAGTGAAGATCttattggaattgataTGGGCAGATCCTACTCTGATAGCCTTGGGCTTCAGATCTACTATCATACGTAAATTAGCATCTTCGTTAGACTCGGTCCCTTTCCAAGGAACAGCAGTCGAAATATCTTTGGCATGTTTATTGTGTGTTAAGAGAGGCTCGCTCTTAATATACGACATTGCTTCTTTAATCCTCTGGTCAGAATCATTGGGAGCTCCAGTGCCTTTGTCataattttgaaaaattcgcAGAAGCGTAGGGTCAGAATTCACTAGTGACGAATCCATACCTCCAGATGCCATTTTCTCCTCGAGAATCTGTGTGAACCTCTCGGCCAATGCTGAATTGTCTATCTGGGTCGCAACTTCATCTCCAGGTTTTTCAGTCTCTGTAGAAGTGTCGGGCTTTTGAGCAGCCAGCCCTGACGAATAAGCTCGAGAACAATAAAGTTTGGCACTTCTACTCAGAATGAATGCTTCTTTTACTGCCAGTCGTAGCAACATTATTCTCCTATTTGTAAGTGGAAGAACGAAGCAAACGAAGTTCGATAGCGTAATCGGACTTCATTTCCATTGGAGCCTAATATTCCGCGCTACCACACACGACATTATTGGGTGCAATATTACTTTCACATCTACTAATAAAGGTTATAACTGAAACTGAATTGGAACATATAAACAATAGAATAGAAATCTTCACCAGCAAAGACGAACTAACAAAAGAATATGCGcgaagaaatgaaacgatGAACCAATCATCTAATGCAAAGGGTATAACAAAAAAGATAGCATTCTAGAGCCCGTGATGGGTAAAAGGGGTATTCACAAGGCGTAGAAGATCAAGACTCCAGACCCGAGAACAATGACAGTCAACAAGAGGAGTTTCATGACGAAGCAAAAGACATCTTCCTTCTTACCTCCCGCACTTATGATAAGCTGCTTCTCGATATCAATATCctccatcaacttgatcttgcCGTATTTATTGTAATTATCTGTAGCAGGATAATGGCTGACATTGGAAGTATCCAGCTGCACAAGATTTGACAATGTGGCTGAATCTACGGAGTCCAAGGAGCTTACAGAGTTGGAATGAGTTCTAGAACCATTTGGGGAGTATTTGATAGCAGGAAACTCTGTATGCAGCTGGAGGAGATTTGCAACCGTGGGAAAATGGGAGGCAGAAGCAGATCTTGCCCGCGTGATACCTGGAAGGGTTGTTGAAGCGGACTTTTCTAGGGTCATTGGATGAAACGACACGGAAACTCGATGTGGAGCAACATTTCCTGGCCTGGATCCATTACTGTGATTAGCCAAAGCTGGTGTACTTTTAGATATCAACTGTGGCTGTTGGATTTGGAGCTTATAAGCAGCCGCGGCATTGGTGCTGGCCGTGTTATTTTCGTGGTTGTTGACCATTCTGATAGCAATTTGTGGTCTGCTCTATCTAAACGTTCTTATCTTAAGTATTGTGCTATGAACACAAAGCGAAAATGAGATAAATGAGAAAAAGATACCGGGTATTCGATCAATATTGGCTCTGAACCAGGCAAGAAGTGAAATGTTCTAGGGCATGTAAGACAGCCTAATGTATGGTAATATCTTCTAGAAGCAGTTTGCTCTGCTTCATATAGAAAGATCCTAACGGCCACCTGGTGACAGTTCCAGGACTGTGGGGATATTTATATTTGTGAGTATACGCTATCCGTGTGCAGGATTCTCGTATTTGTTAGTCATGGAACAACTTCCAGATCGGGGATGAAATGAGAGTTGATTGAGATACTTGACTCCCGTAATCATATAGTGGCCTCTCTTCGGTCACATATCTGATGGGAAGGCGTCCTCATTTGAGGCGTCTCTTTTGAACGAACTTTTTCGCAAGTCTGGGGCTGTTTCCATGGGCTCTCTCAGAGATCGTGGCCCTTGTCCATTCTCATAACTACCGATCAGTCTCACATTTACTGCGGGGAAGTCACTATCTGCCTCATACAAATGCCGTGCGCTGACATCAACTAATAACAGCTGAAACGGGAACCACTACAGCCATAATTGGTATACACCAAAGAGCATTACCTAAGCAGACTGTCAGAATTAGAGCCATTCCAAGGCTACTTAGGGTAGACAATCTTTGCACCTTATACTCTAATGGCCCTAAGCAACCGTGCACGtgactttcttgaattgCACCCAGTTGTCTAGCTGGGAGGTTTTAGGAAGGCAGTTTAGGTGACACAAGCTATCAGATAGGATAACAGTCACTATGTTGACATATTCCGTCTAAGCTGGCTCATCGCTGCAAAAGCGGTAATGTAATAGCTTGAAATATGGAATATACTTGCTATCTTATTTCTCTCTTATCTTGGTATAACCAatttttattctttttctaatat
It contains:
- the YPO7 gene encoding Fe-S oxidoreductase (Fe-S oxidoreductase Ribosomal protein L5), with product MGAGSGLLVVCGVVHAISGGRISLLSESPIYAVDFTSTSFTPSGTSVIPKREVRTTRAKRTPKVFKKAMPVKSIVEPTMTKSEVKLLESQIYIFYTSLTGSSQRVATALKEKLEGLEDLQNEPKLMSLDDDVDDLEEYFLKTPDNGATKNIYLLVLPSYETDSPIDYFLEHLKDTYQDFRVDKYPMRTLLGFAILGLGDSESWSGDKFCYQAKLADRWMGKLGGRRLFPVGEVCMKYEGEPKAHEWIQNFASLMVDDEPFYIDEGEDDIDDSDKEDSEGNSDDADTLVDVEDMGNIIRKSGTKGLSETETKEMVAKDSPTYKSLTKQGYTIVGSHSGVKICRWTKSALRGRGSCYKFAFYGIKSHLCMETTPSLACSNKCVFCWRHGTNPVAKSNWRWVLDPPEKVMEGALQGHYQKIKQMRGVPGIQMDRFQEAFQVKHCALSLVGEPIFYPHINEFVGMLHEKHISSFLVCNAQHPDNLAKLSKVTQLYVSIDAPTKTDLRKVDRPLNSDFWERLMSCLDILRTVQSHQRTVFRLTLVKGFNMNDIESYADMVERARPSQIEIKGATFCGSSTGNGNPLTMQNIPFYDECKEFVINLSNELQSRGLNYDIAAEHAHSCCILMADTKFKINGKWHTHIDYPKFFELLESGKDFVDLDYVRETPDWAVWGSDEAGFNPEDTKYDRKTEKLKKKLEREEQARKVIEQTE
- a CDS encoding predicted protein is translated as SALAERFTQILEEKMASGGMDSSLVNSDPTLSRIFQNYDKGTGAPNDSDQRIKEAMSYIKSEPLLTHNKHAKDISTAVPWKGTESNEDANLRMIVDSKPKAIRVGSAHINSNKIFTPPPTLKQKVEGAKSSSLEYLLNKEKQGNEPDEEEDNFRDLYKERLLGPSMLINSASPSIDLVGSMASNRINASINQQTGLFDSPEMKHVRGKPLNSEHLKNCTDSNYFMNQVLNINDVLPPWIDSQQSINSNCIRLRAELDQICLRSSDMEYLEERMKLLNSTIRTYNLQCPSSNLHKFKLVPVNEIRASYDRVVDKFPTLVAAWYDQNRTKKNVQSFERNTGGFLNLFGEETSQGTGSNSGTDSTITETQDGKLHIWKAIKDVFK
- a CDS encoding predicted protein, with amino-acid sequence MNMNFNQTASSDRDQISAFYDQTHVEAYSHDPEFTQIFSTDVLPNSEDVELANYLLYLDNDYNSFIQIANAISINDSKFQIEDSNSQLADSTPQTEALSMMSSTEIEQLVNYKVSNNNTNNNFDTNGTYGTNFQDQNQSENGFPHLVSHQTQDTPRITVTDETGREISQWQQPTYESSTSLQDFYSYDVALQDPIPSSSSSLILGNLDETARQNHAANYPFSESDQPEFHIPKIEESIPDPDDFAQYSLLIYPQATTVAKNIPIFNVPTSSQGSSRAVAPTVHFQLETKDHTDANLQPRTNNSSSSSFSLSTSPAMVFDESNPLRSSRSSRSSRSTLNSMNSLDSKGPSFTEVASQGEVASYFEVVRHSDQVRESEVDRETMEVGNSRFRVSPLAKISISISPESVSCLNCNIDYGNYTGKITNKIEGHLALANVYVAPGAHESQITDATLIKLYTETKELSASSCIHQRTKYDREIDELHNSISNIVYKTSSKYSLDMPYEPQYLRFEVGPDSRLVMASKSGLCPYCEEVRFLPFKNSSYLSHLTLEHGVFSNGYLTPDGLYFGSYKLKKNSSRNNQEHTPSGRERQVEALMCPLCFDMVEFGCWEGKKNKLLSYFRHFKNIHGQHTIKARSSQIPPIQDRGRTLHILPDP
- the ALG2 gene encoding mannosyltransferase (Alpha-1,3-mannosyltransferase ALG2 (GDP-Man:Man(1)GlcNAc(2)-PP-dolichol mannosyltransferase)~go_process biosynthesis), producing the protein MAKKIAFVHPDLGIGGAERLVVDAAVGLQNIEDNEVIVFTSHCDRSHCFEEVSNGTLAVKVFGDFLPTHLFKKFHILCAILRQLYLTCRLIATGEISQYDYFIVDQLSFCIPILKLFSPDSTKVLFYCHFPDQLLAKKGGFLKKLYRLPFDAIEEWTTGYSDRIVVNSNFTKGIFHQTFTHLNAMDPGVIYPCVDTNVKPDDVADVEVTSFFKGNRYFLSINRFERKKNIELAIKAFAKSKKLIHGKSKPRLVIAGGYDVRVLENVEYLNELSKLCDSLKLTSFTIRGKLIVMPPATDILFLPSIRSSLKTALIKNAELLLYTPAFEHFGIVPVESMLLKTPVLAVNNGGPLESVVNFDFTNTEEATGFTEEPNHEKWAKIMIKYYNDLSPETKAVIGENGYERVLAKFSRDQTSQAFMDNLRACDSAPRSGLLYIVVRFWQIVLLVIIAALAVLYYS